From the genome of Tsukamurella pulmonis:
GTGGCGATCTGACCGCGTAGACTCGCACCGGTGATGGAGCTCAAGACCCCCGCCGAGATCGCGAAGATGCGCACCACCGGCATCTTCATCGCCGAGTTGCTCGAGGAGCTCACCGGCATGGCCGAGGTCGGGATGAACCTCATGGAGCTCGAGTACCGCGCGCGGACGATGATCGAGGAGCGCGGCGCCGTCTCCTGCTACTGGGACTACGCACCGTCGTTCGGCAGCGGCCCGTTCCGCAACGTCACCTGCCTGTCGGTCAACGACGCCTGCCTGCACGGCCTGCCGCACGAGTACGTCTTCGCCGACGGCGACCTGCTCACGGTGGACATCGCCGTCTCCATCGACGGCTGGGTCGCCGATGCCGCCCGCAGCGTCAGCGTGGGCACCCCGCGGCCGGAGGACACGCGGCTCATCGAGTGCACCCGGGTCGCCCTGGACGCGGCGATCGAGGAGATGCGGCCCGGAAACAAGCTCGGCACCGTCTCGTCCGTCATCGGCGAGACCGCCAAGCGGTACGGCTACCCCGTCAACACGCAGTTCGGCGGGCACGGCCTCGGGCGCACCATGCACGAGGATCCGCACGTCCCGAACACCGGTAAGGCGCGCAAGGGCATGCTGCTGCGCACGGGGA
Proteins encoded in this window:
- the map gene encoding type I methionyl aminopeptidase; translated protein: MMELKTPAEIAKMRTTGIFIAELLEELTGMAEVGMNLMELEYRARTMIEERGAVSCYWDYAPSFGSGPFRNVTCLSVNDACLHGLPHEYVFADGDLLTVDIAVSIDGWVADAARSVSVGTPRPEDTRLIECTRVALDAAIEEMRPGNKLGTVSSVIGETAKRYGYPVNTQFGGHGLGRTMHEDPHVPNTGKARKGMLLRTGTTLALEPWFCATTDQITFDPDGWTLRSADGSRAAHSEHTVAITEDGPLILTAPA